CACACAGAAAACATCAATATATTGCAGTGATAGGATAGCAATGGCGTACCTTTCAGACTCTATGAAAACTCCCTAAGATATTGTGAACCTAAAGTAGAAACAATCTTACCTCTAACTGAGCTAGTTTTTCTTGAATCTTACAAAACTGGTCATCATCCATCTGAACAGCTTTCCTCATCActtctcccatttcacagattctgTCAATCTGACTCTCAATTTCCTGTGAAGATaggtgaaaattttttttttgtttttttttttttacagatagaAAGTTCATGAGAACATGTGCATTACGATGTTATAAGTTCATTTTGTCTATGCTACCGAGGTTACACAGGAGTTTCACTGTAATCCAAGTCCTCAGATGTAAAGCCGTAATAAAGTTATCTTGTGATATTCATAGgtaatttgttttcaaaaaatatagCCACCCATTGGATGTTGGACAGTATCTCTAGTCCTCCCCAACATGGTCTAGCAGTTAGGATTCCTGGTTTTCACCCAGACAATATTTAAATGGCAGTTGAATTTAAATTTGAATACTTTCATTGGTAGGAAGCTTACCACATTCTAAGATACCTTATTCAATCTTTGGACATATCTCTTAGCAAGTTTCTCACATGAGCTAAACTGTCTCCTTCAAGGTTCAAGTTTTCTCCTCCAGACTACAGATAATAAAGTTTCTCATCCAGATGAAAGCCATTCACATATCTGAAATATCCCTGTACCCTATGACTTTAGTTAAAGTCAGTAAAATGTTTTCAATGGAAGCTAAAATGAAACTTATCTTTCATAAGTCCTACTGTAGCAAATAGTGAGGTGTCAATCTATTAATCCAGGATTAAATGATATAGTACATGTAAATGCACAATGACAACTGTGAAGCACTCTACAAACTTAAGAACAATTACTGGGTCTCCCAAATTAAATCATAAGCAACCAAAACTTAGAAACTatgtcatgtattttttttttaaactataccTCTCTCTCCTAACAACACAGTATGATGCTATGTAGTTCAGTTTAATAAAGGTTAGAGACAGCCTGCTATGTACCAGGTACTATGTTAGGGATTAAAGATGAATTCATGCTCTTTACAACAAAGGAGCTTACAATTTAGTGAAATGTATGATAATAATCAcccaagtatttactgagcaccttaaACACTAACTGGCATGCTGTTTGGTGGAAGAACTAAGTATTCATTAACATCTTGAAAAGAGATCTTGGTGAGAGAGGGAGGAACTTCAGACTTACTCAAACAAAAAGCCCTAATAAGTCCCTTACCCACTtctttctattcatattttcacAAAGCTATATAAAAACCAACAGCAAATATGATAAACATGAAAGGAAAACAAGCTGACTTTTCTTCAAAAGCATGCACAGAATCTAAAACAATTTCAAGATTTTAATTCagttcattttgaatttattcatTAAAGATTCTTACTGCAGAGTGAGACTGGTGGGCTTTCAAGACTGGTTCAGCATCCACTGCTTTTTTAGCAACCATTAATTGTAACATCTGTTTCCGGTATTTGCTCATGATGAGTTCCAAAGCATCCTGGTGTTCCTCCAAGGAAACCCATAGctctatcaaaaaaataaaataacttggcAGTGATATCTGAGAGATAGCTCCGAAATCCAAACGTAAACAACTGGAATTTCATGACACTCAATGAGATATAATGAATCCAAAGTTGTAAATCCACAAAACTTTATAGTTACAGGCTATGTGAAAAATAACTTTCTAGGCAGAGGCAGTATAGTCTGGTAGAAATAACATGGGATGTGGCATCAGAAGACATGAATTTAAGTTCAGTTCTCTTGAGTTACGGTCTTACTACCCTTAAGCAaatcatttaacctttctgagcctatTTCTCATCTGCCTTATAATAAATACCTGGCTTATCTACACCAAAATGAAGACATAGGAATATAATGGGATGATATACGTGAAAGCCCTCTGTAAACCCATATACAAGTAACTATTCACGCTACTGTCAATAATAATGTATTCATCAAGCCCAAGAAAATACACCTGATGATAAAACTTAGTTCTTCCACCCTGTACAAGAACATTAAAAAACTTTAACCTtagttttaatgtttatttcaattaatatttaaaCACTAGAATTTAAGCCCTGGAAGATATTAACTCTTTTGTTATGCAAGCCTCCATCTGGAGACACCTAGATAAGTCATGCAGTAATTGAACTCTACTAAGCACCTCTTTGATAAGCTGCCTATACAAAACCAGACAGATGACCTTCAAAAGGGTAATGTAACAAACTGTTATTTACTGGGCCAGCACAAGATAACGTTCCTGTTAAAAGTACTGACCTGGAAATAACATATAGCATGTGCGCTTTTGTGAACAGTTTGCAAGAACTTCTGAAATATTACTGGATAGTAGAAAATCATAACTACACAAAAAGGCCTGACTAACCTCTGTTTTCCTGCTGCAAGTCTCTAATCTGTGTATTCTCTTGGGACAGCAGAATGTGAGGTTTGTATTTGGACATGTCCTTTATATCGGATGCATCCTCTTGATACTGGACAAACAGAGACAGACTAATCGCGCCGTAAACAAAACAGCCGCAGGTGCAACTGAAGAGGTAGGAGGCAGAGCTCCAGGGCAGCTTTCTCAGCCCCGACCCCGCTGAAAGGTCTCACCGCCTCCCTCTAAGAGCAAGGAAAAATTCCGGGCCGAGTTCCCACTTTATCTCACCCTCCACCCGTCAAGTGCCCAGAACCTGAGGGCACGGGCCCCTACCCTCTGCCTGACCTGGTCCGGAAGCGCTGTCCCCGCCTCCCGCATAGCGGCCACCCTTCGGTGCAGCGCCGCCGACTGATCCACCAGCGACTCTGCGGCCGCATCGTGctcccgcagcctctccagcagcgTCTTAGCGTCTGTCAGAATCTTCTCGATGGTGCAGCTCATTGCAGCCGCAGGACCAGAGCCGCAGCACCGCTCACCTGTACGAACCAGTCAGCTCCTCCCTGAGCCAGGCTCAGTGTTACAGACGTCATTTCCGGGTGCGTTTAAAAGGCGCCTCGGTGGGAGCTGCGATGTGCGCTTGCGCAGTGGCAGCCTAGGCGGCAGTGACTCGCTTTAACCTGCGGCTTGCCTTGCagcctcgccctgtagcctcgCCCTGTGAAAGCCCGAGAGGCTTGCCCTTGCCACGCCCTTGGTTTCCTGTTCCCATGGCCCGGTGGTCAAGTTGAGTTATGGCTGGGCTCCTCCGAGTTTCTCCTTTCCTTACTGGTTTTGACTGATGTGGATTGTTACTTTGTCAtcgttgtttttttgttttttttttttttaatttaaaaaaaatgtggtaaaatacacaaagTTTACAatgttaaccattttttaaaggaCAGTTCAGTATTAATGTATTAAGtgcattcatattgttgtgcaaccatcaccaccatttcTCTCTAGAACTTTTTTAATCCTGCAAAATTgaaactgtacccattaaactTTAACTCCCTTTTCTACCTTCCTCCCCTTTGGCGCCTGGCAACCtctattctgctttctgtctctatgaatttgactactttagataccccatataagtggaatcatataaatCATAGTTGTcatttttgtgactggcttatttcatttggcataatgtcctcaaggttcatccatgtacataatttccttcctttcttaggctgaattatacacacacacacacacacacacacacacacacacatacatatatgtatacatatacacatacacacacccacatatacatatatattccacattttgtttatcaatttaTCCTTTGATAGAtccttgggttgcttccacttttggctgttgtgaataatgctgcggTGAACACATGTATAAATATGTTTGAGTTCctcctttaaatttatttttgggtatatacccagaagtggaattactgaggTGTGTGgtaattccatt
This Camelus bactrianus isolate YW-2024 breed Bactrian camel chromosome 9, ASM4877302v1, whole genome shotgun sequence DNA region includes the following protein-coding sequences:
- the SIKE1 gene encoding suppressor of IKBKE 1, with translation MSCTIEKILTDAKTLLERLREHDAAAESLVDQSAALHRRVAAMREAGTALPDQYQEDASDIKDMSKYKPHILLSQENTQIRDLQQENRELWVSLEEHQDALELIMSKYRKQMLQLMVAKKAVDAEPVLKAHQSHSAEIESQIDRICEMGEVMRKAVQMDDDQFCKIQEKLAQLELENKELRELLSISSESLHIRKENSVDTASQAIK